GAAAAGTAATTTCTCATTAGTAgagttttcaatgaaaaaaatacaagtagaGTCACGAAATTAGTAAAAAGAAGCATTTATGTGACAATAAATAATGCTGGACTTATTCAAATTTGTTTGGGCTCCTGCATAGAAAAGCATTCATTTCAATTTCAAATGTACATAGTTTTGCCcacaacaatttatttattccacaTGTGTTCACCGAGGATCAAAGTGAACATTTAACCATTGAAACTGCATTACAAAGACAATGGGTCATTTGTTCTAAATAGTGAATttactaattttataaaaatggtaaCTTTTTCAGATATAGAGCATAGATAATAcatcagaaatcaatgaaatatcatatgatatattaattcatatatttattcaagAATATTGACTGAGCTTCCAACTTTAATCATTGAACTGTTCAAAACCTTGAGAAAATGAACATCTTTCTTTGGCATTTTGAATAGTATTTCAACATGatatttcagttgttttaatgtcaatacattgtttaaaatttcaaacattattttgttGCCTAATACGTTTTGTGTTCATTGAAACTTAACCTGGCATACTGTAATTACTGAATCAGTGTAATTCATGGAACTATTTTTAGGATAATGAGATGCTACATAAATCCTAAATAATAGATAAATGTCCAAACATAATGCGCTAGCTGTTTATATTATTGGTCTTCTCACTAATCTTTGCAtctgtcatttttctatttcttgtttactGAAGCCAGcttcttttttcctgatttagTCCTATGAGCATTCAACACTAATTGAGTCATTGATTCTATAAGACACCAACCATATTGATCAGGTTGATGAGTCACAACCCATAAATTGGTATATTTTCTCAAGTGTCTTCCtaattactttttattcttttccccaaGGTTTGTTCATGACATTTCTGTTGAACAAGAGACATttgtgtgtggcttttttttaaaaaaattaagaacgtACTTTCTTCTAATGTACTTACAAATCTGCTTGTCcataaatgaaatgtttcttctttcagtattttccatatttctgtTTTTGCATGTGACAATTCCGTTCTCATTATAACTCCATCGTGTAGCAATGGTACCAATTTGACTAATGTGAGTAATCATGCAGAGAAATGATATATAGGCTTTTGTAATATTTGTTGTGAACTTCATAGAGTCCATCAACTAAGCAAGTATACCATATTATTCTGTTAATAAGTCAGCTCTGGCAAGGACTCCCTTCAATGATCAGCAAAGTATATCGGTATCTTTTTAAGGGATGTTTTCAGCATCCCATAACCAGAACtgatgcatttctttttcaatataaagGTGGCatcatgaatatttctgtaaagaaCTGGAATGCTTCCTTTTCTGAAATGATTCATAGGCCCCTCCTTGCTGGAGATTTAAAATAGATGACATTATATTGTGCTTAGATTTCTTCCATTAACACAGGGGAAAACACATAGTGAGCATTCAAATAAGAGTTTTTGATTGGTTTTCTCATGACCAATATTTCTGAAACCCTGTCAGACTATCCCTgggtccaaaaaagaaaaaaaaatctttttttcagaaGTCAATGGGAATGGTTTGCCTGGGAGCAGACTGCTGGAACTTTCAGTAAACCACCAAGTCATAGATGAAGATCCCAGAGAGCATtcttctcccccactctgtccccatTTCAACTTCTAAAGTTACCTGAAACCACACTTGGTTTACTGCACCAGGAAAGGATAATGTGTAATTTTCACTTTGtaatatgtttctttctttataataagACCATTCAGCCactgtttcctcttttaaaaaaatgtttatttttacagagagagagagagagagagcacaattgggagaggggcagagagagagagagagagagagagcaagcaggggaaggacagagagagagggagagaaagagaatcccaagcaggctatgtgctagcacacagcctgacgtagggcttgatcccacgaaccatgagatcatgacctgagtcagtatcaagagtcagatgctcaactgactgagccacccaggtggcccagcctCTTTTCCTCTTATTGTTCTCGTGTGGTTGAGAAACATGGACTTGGAGTCAGATGCTTCCACTCAAATCCCTGCTTCACCTACGAGGCATTTAATCTCCTCATGTAAAACTTagcaataataatacctacttcacacATAGAGCTTTCTGAggggataaaatgaaatgaagcacATAGAACATTTACCACAAAGAAGATCACGGATGAATCTTTGCTCCATTTATTGATGGGATTTGCAGTGGTGCCTCATCAACATTGTACGTCCTCTGAAATCCCTCTTTTGTGATTGACAAGTGTTGAAAATTCTTACTCGATCCCTGGGTCAGGCCCACTTCCTGGAACTGCCCAGCCCTGTTTCTTGGGACGTGCCCTTTGCTCTTTACTGGGTTTCTTCATCTAGAAAGTGTGAGGTTGAACTGCAAATTCTCAATGGCCAATGTGAGCTCTAAGATTCCacgtgtttatttcttttgagacaaaGTGCCCCCTACACTATCCAGGTCTTTGAACCACTGATGaggagctgagccaaagtcaaaagatAAAGATCCCATTGTTCAAGTAGCAAGATATCCTGATGGAGAATCTTGGCAAATGGCCCAGGGCAAAGCACAGAAAGGAAGTGTTTCCCACTGAACCCCGAAGTTTGGTTATCACGTGTCGTTTTTCTTAGTGAATTCAAAAAACTTCCCAGGACTCATTAGTGCCAAGTGAAAGATTCTTTATAAAGTAATAGCAACCAGATAACTACATATGATGTATGATGCAAGGACTGGGTAACAGCAATTACATAAGGGTATAAAAATTAGACAAGAGCTCTGAATAATATTTTGTATCTAGATAAATTGTCTATTGTGTTCTGGCAAAATTTCCCTCAGAAATGTTGGAGTCATTGGATTTACTGCCTTCACGTTTTGAAAATTTTTACTactgaaataaacttttaaccCTAAAgctgtgttctctccctcctcccccatcggAATTGCCAGGTGCCTGGAAAATCTGATTACTTTCTCATCCTGCTGAACAGCTGCCCAACCAGGATGGACAGGAGCGAGGGACTAGATTTTCTAAAGCCAATTTTGGAGAAGACATTCATGAAAAGGTCCTTTCGCAATGGAGTTGGAACAGGGATGAAAAAAACTTCCTTTCGAAGAGCAAGATCATGAATAAGTGTGCAAAGGACTCTGGGAATTAATCTCAAACTTTGTAAAGTGTGACTGATGTGCTAAAAGTCAGTTATATCTTTATCATTAAGTGTTGGTGTGCTCTCAATtcttaaatatcatttttctctGAGCTGGTACAGAGTAAATTGAGTTTGAAAAACAGGTAAACCTGCCCCAAACTTCCACAGCAAGAGAATAAACTATTTATGTGATCAGTTAGCAACTTCCCCGACTAAGGATGGGCACATTTGCTTTGATCTTAAATTGGCCAGAAAGTACGAGCAGTTTTACTGTAATGACAAtggtatgatttttttcctgcctgtAATACTGTATATCAGaatactgattctttttttcttttaaatacggCTTTCTGAAATGACTCAGAAGAATCAATTCTTCTGGGATGTGTGATTTCAGTTTCTCAGAGAGTCTTGTGAGATCACCCAAAGTTGAGATTCATGCTACCACTGTGTTTTCTTCCATCAATTCACTGATACCAGAAATAAACATCAGCTGTGCCCTCTGGGTGTAACCCTTGCTGTTCTTTCCATCAAATATACTTGGACGTGGATTGTTGTTTTGTCTTGGaagtttgttgtttccttttatcttaaaacacagaaatagtgCCAGTAACAATAATGACAATACAGGAACTGCTAGTTGCCCTgtggtgtgtggggggagggggtcctttGTGAATCGGTTCCTCCAAATTGTGCCGATTAACACCCCACTCCTTTCCTTTCCAGGAAAGACCTGGACCCTCCTTCCACTGTAACTCCCGACATTActcattttaaaaggataatgTAACATTGGTTGGCGTGTTATTTCTTCAGAGGCCCAACTTTAATAAATGTGTACATGCCTATTTGATTCTGCAGTACACTAAGGGCATTCTGACCAAGAAAATCATTATGGTTTCCACCTCACTCTATGTGTATAGACACAGATGAGGTGAAAAAGTCCTCATGCACTTTAAAATGGACTAGGGACCCTCATATCCTTTTGCTTCCTATCCCTGTGGTCCTGGCCTTTGTTCCCATGGGGACAGCTTTAGAAATCTAACCAGCTGGCTAGTGACAGCTCAGCCCTCCCTGCCTTCCATGACCAAACTTCTTTCAGGGCatctggaatgcagcaaaagaaTTTATCTATTAGTAATGTCCTGTCTGCTCACAAGCACTGCGGCACCATAAGGCCTAATGGGTGAGATGCAGAGTACTTCCAATAAACTGGAATATCTGACAGCAGATTGTCAAagaaactagtattttttttttaaatctgcctaGCATTATTGGCAGGGAGGCTAATTAACTAACTCAATAGGTGTTATTTACTGCTTCGAAGTTGAAAAATAGTTCCTGCGCTAATATGCTCATGGCAAGGGTGGTGTCGATTGGGCATCTTATGTAGGGAAGACATTGTTGTTGCAAGGAACCTTCCTTATTTCCTATTTGCATTTATATGGATTGGTTGGAGTAATAAAACACTACAAACATAATTGGAAAAATTCTTTTCCCACTTCTGGATCTAAAATATCATTGTAACCTCAGGGGGAAAAAGGCCTATGAAAAAGTATTTGCACTCTAAAAACTATAGCAGAGGAAAAGCTGGCAGCAGGGAAATTTACCTTCTGAGAAGAAATTGTACCTTTTGGTAAGATGTTAGGAATAAAGTGTTTAAGATGAAAAATACCTCCAAGTCGTATTTGGATAGTGTCATTAGAGAGGTGACCAAAGGCTAACCATGTAAACCTTTGGGAAAGTGAACCCGAAACCAGTGTAGGAGCCAAGAGGCCAAGTGGACTGTATTCAGTAACTGGTACCAGTTTCTGCAGAGCACTGAGCCCACTTGCTCTCAAGGCTGCAGCATGGAGAAAGGCCTGGGGTGATGGGAGGTGGTGAGGAGCTGATTATCAGATGCTAATGACCCTTTGCCCTTTCCCATgtcctggtgggggaggggattgtTGAAGGAGGACTGAATTTCACCTTTAGAGCCAGCTGCCTTAGGCAAGGCTTTGGAAGCCCCCAGAATGCAAATATCCCAAGGGAGGAATAATGTGAGGAGTTAATTTTGGTCAACCATACCTCAACCTGTTAAGTTTCATGTCTTATCTGGAGAGATTTttctaaaagagaaggaaaagaaaccatgAGGGCCATGGGCACCTGAGGGGAGAATTCTGGGGTGGAGAAAGTGCATACAAAGCAGGACTGGGCAAGCAGGAGGCCACAGACCCCTGGGCCACATGGACCTGCTTGGATCTCAGTGTCACTCTTTGCTCAGTTTCATGACCTTGCTCAAGCTTCTAGAATCTTTCTGAGCCCAAGTTTCATCAGCTATGAAATAGGGTTAGTATGACTGACCTTGTGGGATTGTTCATTTGCTCATTAATTTGCCGATTCGTtcacttgacaaatattttttgagcacctagtATATCCAGAGAGAGTATTCTAGGCAACGGGAATGAAATCATTAAGAGAACAGACCAAATTCCTGCTCTTATTGATATTTCATTGGGGTTAGAGGGGAGTTGGAAAAAAACAAGATTATAGATGTTAGATGGTGATAAATGATAAggagaaacaagaagaaacagggagaaggaGTGTGGAGGGGTAGGAATGTGGATGTAATTTCAGATGCTGCTGTCAGAGAAGTTGCTGAGAATGATTAGTAAGAATTCCAAGATTTCTCCAGTGGAGTGATCAGGGCGAGGGTGAAAAGGATGGAACCAGCTAAGTAGGGGATTTATGCAGGGTCTTGTCAGAACTTTTGCTTTTCCTCTGAATGACATGGGAAGCCCCTCAagagttttgagcagagaaatgacaTTATCAAATATATCTTTTAGCCTTCATTAATTTGTAAGAGTCAGAAACAAATACATACCTAGTAGGTCTCCATACTAGTAGCCGCAATTCTTTCTGTGATTGACATTTAGGAACTAGGAttcccttctttccctgcctGTTTCACAATTCCACCCTGGGAAATAATTACGCTGTCAGTTGGAGCCTGTGGTTGGGTAAGGACCCTGGGAAGGGAGAGCTGTCACTCTCCAAGGTACTGAAAGAATCTGGATGAGAGATCAGATTCTCATCCAGCAACTAAAACTTGTCTTGAAGGTGAAACTCCACTGGATTCTCTTTTATGCAAGGATGAGGATCATCTTGTTCTTAAAAACGTTTATTGAGATTTCCATAGAAGCATCCCGAATTTTGGAAGAAGGAGGCATGAATATGTGAATCTGGGGGTAGAATACCCATGCAAAGAAATACAAGAATTAAGATTGCAACTCACACACATCTCATTCCCTTTCTCCTGGCAATTTATTTCTAATgcagaaacattaaaaaccaaacaatgaTGTCTGCTACAAAATTTCCACTCCAAACACTTAGCCTCATTCACTTTTGAGCATTCCCAGGAAGGAGCAATATTTTAGGGAAcggaaatacaaaaacaattgGATTTCAGTTCTCACATAGAGTAAGACCCAGAACACAGCAACTTGACTCAGCgtcacatttttttcatgtttatttatttattttgagagagagggagagagacagagagggagagagacagagagagtgcatgagctcgggagggcagaaagagagggaaagagtgaagcccaagcaagctctgcactgtcagtgcagagcctgactcgggactcgatctcaccaaccatgagatcgtgatttcagccaaaatcaagagttggatgcttaactgtctaaGCCACCCGCGCATCCCTCAAAGTCACATTTCTACACTCAATATTCTCAACTCTTTTGGGCCTGTCAGACGATAACAGGCAAAAAAGAAACATCCAGGTggctcctctctgttccttccctttgGACTCATTCCTCTCTGCTAATATTCATGTGGACTCACATGTTAAGAGTAGAGGTGGGTTTCATTGTCAATGGAAAATTCTCACCTTACTTCCTCTCTGTGGAGGAAAGATTGTCTTCTGGGTGGCCTGGCAGCAACTCTGAGCTGCCTGGGATTAACTGTGTGGTCCGTGTCTCCTCCTTTTCATGAGTGCTGTGCACACTTTCAACTCTCCCCATCTGGGGTCTGAAGCTTTCCTGAACAGCTGACACTCTGGGTCAGTCTGTTTCTCCCTGGATAACAAATCCATTCTCCTGCTTGCCCTACAAAAAGTGAGACAGCTGGCAGGATCTCTCTCCTGGAGCACAAACTGTGGTGGATCCAGCCACACAGGTGCAAGACGCCTCTCCATGGGATAACAAAGACCCACACCAGGTCCTGCAGGCATTGTCCTGCTGCTGGGCCTTCTGTTCCTGAGCTCCACTTTCCATGGTGTGGTGTTGAAACTGAGTGTGGGCCTTTTGGCTGACACCTTCCTGGCTGACCTCTGCCTATCAACTGTTAAAGCTCTAGCTGAAGTAAACTTGCAAAGAATCAAACCTAAAGACATCTTTACTAAGTTGGACTCAGTGTGTGGTTACAAACAGATTCCTCCACAGTAATAAACAAACTCCCACTCACCAGGTTTGGGGCTTTGTGCCAAGTGCTTTCCACATACTGTCCCATTTACACTCTCCATGGCCCTGTGGGAAGACACTGGGATGTCGTTATTCCCATAtatagacaagaaaactgaagcttagactaatccagttttctttttcatggacGATCAAGGTCAAATATCTGGTAATTATGGCAAGTTTGCATTGCCCAGAGTATAATGTCAGGCGAAgaatggaatgaaaagaaaaaagaaatcagagaaggtGTATGTCAttattatgtgtcaacttgactgggctatgGGGTGCCTCTTAACTTGGCTAtactttatttctgagagtgtCTGTGAGcttgtttctggatgagattagcatttgaatcccCAGACTAAGTAAAACAGATTGCCCTCCCCAAGGTAGGTGGGTTTCATCTATACCGTTGAAACCCTGAAAGATTATAAAACTGAGTAAGAAacaattctctctctttgcctcactGTCTTTGAGTTGGGATGTCAAGTCTTCTGCTCTCAGACTCAGATGAGACTAGAACTTATACCATGGGCTCTCCTGCTTCTCAGACATTTAGACTCAGTCTGGGACTTTACTATTGCCTCTCCTGAGTCCAGACTTTTCAGTCTTCATAATTGAATGAACCAGTTGCTTATAATAATCTCTTATaatcattctctgtctctgtctctctgtctctctgtctctctgtctctctctctctctctctctctttcattctctgtaTGCACCCTACTAAGTTATGTTTCCctggagaacactgactaataaagtgtattagttttctattgctacataacaaattaccagaaaccTAGTTACTGAACACAACACACATTTGTTATATTCTGAGGGGGGCCAGGAGTGCAGATACACCTTAACTGGATCCCCTATTCAGGGCCTTACAAGACTGCAATCCAAGTGCCACCCAGAGTTATGACTAAGTCTCAAGGTTCACTTCTATGCTTCTATAATGGTTGGCAGAATTCACTTCTTTTTGGCTAAAGGCCTGAGTACCTCAGACTCTTGCTGGCTGTTGGAGAAAGACCACCCTCAATTCTTAGAAATTGCCATCAATTCTTTGCCATGTAGGCTCCCCACCATGGCTTCCAGTTTCATCAAAGCCAGACAGGGGGTGAATCCTCCAGAAAATTCACATTGCAATTTTATGTAACAGCATCAAGAAATTGACATCCTGTCACCTTTGCTGTATTCTACTGGATAAAAGTAAGCCACAGGTTTTGTCTACATTCATGGGGATGGGTTTACACAAAAGTATGAACACCATGAGGTGGGGATCATGAGATCACTCTAGAGTATGTCCACCACACAAGTTATGGGTGACTACTCTGGCTATGGGAAATAACCACCTGTCTCTAGACTCGAGCCCTAAGAAGGAATAGGAGTCATATTAAATGTGACCGACTGTATGTAGGTGATGTCTGGAAGAAAGAGTCTGTGAGGTGCTTTATCCACAAGTTTATGCACTTCAGCCAAGCTTCTTCTCCCTTAATGTAGCTGACCTACACTCCTGTGTCCTCTGGAATGACCTTGGAGCAAAGACTTAGATTCATTTAAGTCTTAAACACATAGCAAGAATTACATTATTGGAGTCTTTCTGCATGCAGCCAAACATTGGCTGAAGAGTTTGTACGTATGAACCCATTCAATTTCCATAACAATCtcaaaaatacagcaaaataccTCTCATGTAGGTGCTTTTATTAACCCCACTATACAGACAAGGCATTAAGTGCAGcaaggctaagtaacttgcccaaggtcacacaacttgtGGGAGTAGAGCCAAGTTGCAAACCTACATGGCCTTCCTCCAAAGATGGAATACTTGCCTACCTCCGCATCTGACCATTAGACTGAAGAAAGACGTAATGTCTTCGGAGATTTCAGGCATTTTTGAATGGCACAGACTGGTTAAGAAAAACTGGCTACAGCTGGAGTACAGGAAGGGCACTGAGGAGAGTAAgtaaataacaaaggaaaaaggacccagtgaatgaaaatgaagatatatCTGAAATTTCTAAGATATGTTTCCCCTGGGGAAATGTGTTCCCGCGGGAGAGAACCAAGAAGCAATTAGAAAATGGCTGGACCCAGTTCAAGTAGAAACTTCTGAAATTACAAAAGAGCTGCCTGTGTACTTGGTAAACACGGACACAACAATATAAAGTAACCTTTCTATAAATGACTGAGAGACAGTGTATTTCCATCCACAACAATAGGAATGTTATAAATTTTACTGGAGAAGAGAGCTTACAGGAGGTTTGTAGCTCTTGGCCTTCTGTTCGTGATGGGACTTCTCACATCCTTGGGCAAACAGGATAGTAATTATCAAACTGAATTATAGTCACTGCCAAAGGATGACTTTAGCTGGAATCCTGCTTACTACCTCCATGATGAAAACACTCCAGGTACGTAAAAGAATTATGGGTTGTTTTTTATATAGCCTTTAATAAACAAGGGCTGCAGCTCAGAATTGGTGCATTGTGTCCTCTCTCCATGCTCCTCTGGGCTTTGGTAACCCACAAGTGTGTGGCCAAGTCAGCTTCAAGGGGTCTGATGCTGCTCGAGATTTATAAGCACAAACTTTGGATTTAGGCATATGTGAGCTCAAACAGCATTGCACTTAATAATCTCTGTGACTGCGGACAGGATCCTGGACTTCTTcaaacctcagcttcctcatctgtaaattggaacCCGTAGTGACATCACAATAGAGTTGTAGTAAACGAtaagtgaaataatgcatgtTATACACCTAAAACATTGCTCAGTCTTGTGAATGGTCCATAAATGGCGGCCATCTGCAGCAGGATGAACACCCTAGTTTAACACTGCATAGAAAATTGGGTGTATAACGCACCTTACAAATGAAGTTGGTAAAGAATTGAAAGCAACTATTGTTTTTTGATGATGGAAATGTAGATTGGATATTGTCCAAATATATTGCGAAGCTAATATAGATGCTGGTATGACTGAGTCCAAGGAAAGTTTTCTATGTACTTCAGAAATGGTGTGgccaaggggcacctaggtgtctcagtcggttaggcagacAACTGACTACGTAGACAACAATGG
The genomic region above belongs to Felis catus isolate Fca126 chromosome D2, F.catus_Fca126_mat1.0, whole genome shotgun sequence and contains:
- the NPS gene encoding neuropeptide S yields the protein MISSLKFSLILLLLISTMHVFWSYPVPPSKVPGKSDYFLILLNSCPTRMDRSEGLDFLKPILEKTFMKRSFRNGVGTGMKKTSFRRARS